In one window of Nakamurella sp. PAMC28650 DNA:
- a CDS encoding ROK family transcriptional regulator, protein MARTGRTLQALDRRGPATRPVSAGVGPPASAGVGAVLDDAATLRGGLLSSTDVGSANRARLLQALVDDGPTSRADLARRINVPRATISTIVTGLLEAGVLQEDPPQPPLDGIGKPPRPLWFAPDALLCGAISVSRGSVDTAVINARGEILARGRSQISADGATGALDDEIVAAASSVLWAFRGRLTGIGLTVPALCHTDSMQVLACTPIPSLVGTRLPPLLSEAFGVPCVLEQDVRAFAVGEKWFGLGRGIPDFAALQFGVGVGAGIVLTGHLMSGRGGHSVQLGHTCVDPDGIACSCGLRGCWETLAGHRWLRNEAVRRGVPGGRDTTPKRLAGRKAAGDEAAAGLLAAYGDNLAIGMANLVQLLSLQLFIIHGDVVHAGEEFRAELQSKVVARCLPALAGDVRVEYSALDQDAGLLGAAATVLTRRLGVAP, encoded by the coding sequence GTGGCCAGAACCGGACGGACCCTCCAAGCGCTGGACCGGCGCGGGCCGGCGACCCGGCCCGTGTCGGCCGGTGTCGGACCCCCCGCGTCGGCCGGCGTCGGAGCCGTCCTCGACGACGCAGCGACGCTGCGCGGAGGGCTCCTGTCCTCCACCGATGTGGGCAGCGCCAACCGGGCCCGGTTGCTGCAGGCGCTGGTGGACGACGGGCCGACCTCCCGCGCCGACCTGGCTCGCCGCATCAACGTGCCGAGGGCGACGATCAGTACCATCGTGACCGGTCTCCTGGAAGCCGGTGTGCTGCAGGAGGATCCACCCCAGCCACCGCTCGACGGCATCGGAAAGCCGCCGCGGCCGCTGTGGTTCGCCCCCGACGCCCTTTTGTGCGGGGCGATCTCGGTCAGTCGCGGCTCGGTCGATACCGCGGTCATCAACGCCAGGGGGGAGATCCTCGCCCGGGGGCGGAGCCAGATCAGTGCGGACGGCGCGACCGGAGCGCTCGACGACGAGATCGTCGCCGCCGCGTCATCGGTCCTATGGGCCTTTCGTGGGCGGCTGACGGGGATCGGTCTGACGGTGCCCGCCCTGTGCCACACCGACTCGATGCAGGTTCTGGCCTGCACTCCGATTCCCAGCCTGGTCGGCACCCGGCTGCCACCGCTGCTGTCCGAGGCCTTCGGCGTGCCCTGCGTGCTGGAACAGGACGTGCGCGCCTTCGCCGTCGGGGAGAAATGGTTCGGGCTCGGCCGCGGGATCCCTGACTTCGCCGCTCTCCAGTTCGGCGTCGGAGTCGGTGCCGGCATCGTGCTGACCGGGCACCTGATGTCCGGACGGGGCGGCCACAGCGTGCAACTGGGTCACACCTGCGTCGACCCGGACGGTATTGCCTGCTCGTGCGGTCTGCGGGGCTGCTGGGAGACCCTGGCCGGGCACCGATGGCTGCGCAACGAGGCCGTCCGACGTGGTGTCCCAGGGGGCCGCGACACCACTCCGAAGCGGTTGGCCGGCCGGAAGGCGGCCGGCGACGAGGCGGCGGCCGGGCTCCTCGCGGCCTACGGCGACAACCTGGCGATCGGAATGGCCAACCTGGTCCAACTGCTCTCCCTGCAGCTGTTCATCATCCACGGCGACGTGGTCCACGCCGGGGAGGAATTCCGGGCCGAACTCCAGTCCAAGGTCGTGGCGCGCTGCCTGCCCGCACTCGCCGGGGACGTCCGGGTGGAGTATTCCGCCCTCGACCAGGACGCCGGACTG